In Fibrobacter sp. UWB2, one DNA window encodes the following:
- a CDS encoding metal ABC transporter permease → MLDLLSMDFLQNALIAAVLVAIACGVMGTYVVVNRLTALSGGVAHASFGGVGLACFIGFSPMLGSLGFALACAMLMGALTWRDRKHADTFIGIIWAAGMALGVILTDLTPGYSGEMMSFLFGSLLTVPTELLWWMGALLVFILGAVSVCFRNFLSISYDPEFARVRGIPVLNYYMLLIALIALTVVIAVQAVGLILVIALLTIPAYIAECYAKNLLQMMVISVLVSLVLVVLGLLVACQLNFVVGPTIIAGGVILYLLNFAVKKIVKK, encoded by the coding sequence ATGCTCGACTTACTTTCCATGGATTTTTTGCAGAACGCCCTCATCGCAGCGGTGCTTGTGGCCATTGCCTGTGGCGTTATGGGGACGTACGTCGTGGTGAACCGCTTGACGGCGCTTTCGGGTGGCGTGGCTCATGCCTCTTTTGGTGGGGTGGGGCTGGCTTGCTTTATCGGTTTTTCGCCGATGCTTGGCTCGCTTGGCTTTGCGCTCGCCTGCGCGATGCTCATGGGTGCGCTCACTTGGCGCGACCGCAAACATGCTGATACGTTTATCGGAATCATTTGGGCGGCAGGCATGGCGCTTGGCGTGATTTTGACGGATTTGACGCCTGGTTACAGTGGCGAAATGATGAGTTTCTTGTTCGGTAGCCTTTTGACCGTGCCGACAGAACTTCTCTGGTGGATGGGGGCGTTGCTCGTGTTCATCTTGGGCGCTGTTTCGGTTTGCTTCCGCAATTTCCTTTCGATTTCATACGATCCTGAGTTTGCTCGCGTCCGCGGCATCCCTGTGCTGAATTACTACATGCTTTTGATTGCGCTAATTGCGCTCACGGTCGTGATTGCCGTGCAGGCGGTGGGCTTGATTCTCGTGATTGCGCTCCTCACGATTCCCGCATACATCGCGGAATGCTATGCCAAAAATTTACTCCAGATGATGGTTATTTCGGTTCTGGTTTCGCTTGTACTTGTGGTGCTTGGACTTTTAGTCGCGTGCCAGTTGAACTTTGTCGTTGGCCCCACGATTATCGCAGGCGGCGTCATCTTGTACTTGCTTAACTTTGCCGTTAAAAAGATTGTGAAAAAATAG
- a CDS encoding pyrimidine 5'-nucleotidase has translation MRWATKRSCSVSALDIGIKNDASKIWLFDYDLTLYGEEERFVLNSLDHRIAEFVQKTVGGTFESATEIRKDYLHRFGTTLSGLMAMNGTHPDDFFDFIHEPEYLIYPKVAPEKLELLKSLVGHRFVFTNGRGDWSRAGMAHMQLDSAIEDVFDLKLMDWEGKPHVSAYDKIEKWLVARGVLAQESPEKSQIVLLEDSLRNLEPAHERGWTTVLVNPNIQAPSWVDFHIPHLLNLKEKLVLNH, from the coding sequence TTGCGATGGGCTACTAAGAGGTCTTGCTCCGTGAGTGCGCTAGATATCGGCATCAAGAACGATGCTTCGAAAATTTGGCTGTTCGATTATGACTTGACGCTTTACGGCGAAGAGGAACGCTTTGTCTTAAATTCGCTCGACCACCGTATTGCAGAATTTGTCCAAAAGACCGTGGGCGGGACGTTTGAAAGTGCCACAGAAATCCGCAAGGATTATCTGCACCGATTTGGCACGACGCTTTCGGGACTCATGGCGATGAACGGTACGCATCCCGACGACTTTTTTGACTTTATTCATGAACCTGAATACCTGATTTACCCGAAGGTGGCGCCTGAAAAGCTTGAACTCCTGAAGTCGCTTGTGGGGCATCGCTTTGTGTTTACGAATGGGCGAGGGGACTGGAGCCGCGCGGGCATGGCGCACATGCAGCTCGATTCTGCGATTGAGGATGTTTTTGACCTCAAGCTCATGGATTGGGAAGGCAAGCCTCACGTGAGCGCATACGATAAAATCGAAAAATGGCTTGTGGCGCGAGGTGTCCTGGCTCAGGAATCGCCCGAAAAGTCGCAAATTGTGTTGCTTGAAGATTCGTTACGCAATTTGGAACCCGCTCATGAACGCGGCTGGACGACTGTTCTTGTGAATCCGAACATTCAAGCGCCTAGTTGGGTGGATTTTCATATTCCGCATTTACTAAATTTAAAAGAAAAGCTAGTTCTTAACCACTAA
- a CDS encoding ATP-binding protein: MNKKEYFQNIANKLQSNTPQGCTSSKFTFLKVLEYWVRYLQANPDYLNPEAVIGLMDFETQTELVNALAQIDRQNKLDGSAPLAVARGNYCGPHGAIFLKKYPHKDFHIEVARSIENIKHLSKDVFTDNEWKRFLNTVIPLFMKFAWQELNKGTDESDSTMQRVEKLQEMFHLNDDEIELILYLWIQEYDEMEVKGIKKRLTCGMRTRFTEKDLELIPIATGLSKQRLSELTNSDALISKLGILDNDMDLDGDIVRHLNGQNEITKVGDIGIAEDSKIPFETLAKDRPEADTLVYLLANHDYKKPLNILFYGRAGTGKTELSKALANELGLKMYTIKAPAEQDRFGGEGGMYDAILRRRVRTLRLAAWQCENTNAIILVDEADQMLNWLEKGMLNMLMEDIHTPIIWISNSMTFVEESTRRRFDFSMEFKNFTAEKRALQLHSVLNALHVPDMISEEEIQNIAAEYPVTVGGYTKAIQNAIPAAKQDKGIAVTVIRKMLDAHANLLNIARDNTREKTTHAPAYTLTGLNIDQNIDDIVEIAENFNGIWDKLNDKDAAQSLNILLYGAPGTGKTEFVRFLARKLNRNLVVKRASDLLGMYVGETEAKIKAAFKEAEERKAILFFDEADSFLNDRNGAVRNFEVTQINELLTQMENFNGIFIAATNFNARLDNASRRRFALKVKFDYLTREGIETVWHSFFPKLECPAQVKHMTTLAPGDFSAVYNQLRYLPAHKLTAECIADALEKEVEAKEGGDNKRKMGF, encoded by the coding sequence ATGAATAAAAAAGAATACTTCCAAAACATCGCCAACAAGCTCCAGAGCAACACGCCGCAAGGCTGTACAAGCTCCAAGTTTACGTTTTTGAAGGTGTTGGAATATTGGGTGCGTTACTTGCAAGCCAACCCCGACTACCTCAACCCCGAAGCAGTCATTGGCCTCATGGATTTTGAAACGCAAACGGAGCTCGTCAATGCGCTCGCCCAAATTGACAGACAAAACAAGCTCGATGGTTCAGCCCCGCTCGCCGTTGCACGCGGCAACTACTGCGGTCCGCACGGAGCAATTTTTCTCAAGAAATACCCACACAAAGATTTCCACATTGAAGTCGCCCGCAGCATCGAAAACATCAAGCACCTCTCCAAGGACGTTTTCACCGATAATGAATGGAAGCGTTTTCTCAACACAGTCATTCCGCTGTTCATGAAATTCGCCTGGCAGGAACTCAACAAAGGCACCGACGAAAGCGACTCCACTATGCAGCGAGTTGAAAAGCTCCAGGAAATGTTCCACCTGAATGACGATGAAATTGAACTCATTCTCTATCTCTGGATTCAGGAATACGACGAAATGGAAGTCAAGGGCATCAAGAAGCGCTTGACTTGCGGGATGAGGACCCGTTTCACGGAAAAGGACTTGGAACTCATCCCCATCGCGACCGGACTTTCCAAGCAGCGCCTTTCAGAACTGACCAACAGCGATGCGCTCATTTCCAAGCTCGGCATTCTCGACAACGATATGGATCTGGACGGTGACATCGTCCGCCACCTGAACGGTCAAAACGAGATTACCAAAGTTGGCGATATCGGCATTGCCGAAGATTCCAAGATTCCGTTCGAGACGCTCGCCAAGGACCGCCCGGAAGCAGACACGCTCGTGTACTTGCTCGCCAATCACGATTACAAGAAGCCGCTCAACATTCTTTTCTACGGTCGCGCGGGTACTGGCAAGACAGAACTTTCAAAAGCACTCGCCAATGAACTCGGGCTCAAGATGTACACCATCAAGGCGCCGGCGGAGCAAGATCGATTCGGTGGCGAAGGCGGCATGTACGACGCGATTCTTCGCCGCCGCGTGCGCACACTCCGACTCGCAGCCTGGCAATGCGAAAACACAAACGCCATCATCCTCGTCGATGAAGCCGACCAGATGCTCAACTGGCTCGAAAAAGGGATGCTCAACATGCTCATGGAAGACATCCACACGCCCATCATCTGGATTTCGAATTCCATGACGTTCGTCGAAGAAAGCACCCGCCGCCGTTTCGACTTTTCGATGGAATTCAAGAACTTTACCGCAGAAAAACGTGCATTGCAGCTGCACTCCGTGTTGAACGCGCTCCACGTTCCCGACATGATTAGCGAAGAAGAAATCCAGAACATCGCCGCGGAATACCCCGTCACCGTCGGAGGCTACACCAAGGCCATCCAAAACGCCATCCCCGCCGCCAAGCAGGATAAGGGAATCGCGGTCACCGTCATCCGCAAAATGCTCGACGCCCATGCGAACTTGCTCAACATCGCCCGAGACAACACCCGCGAAAAGACAACGCATGCCCCCGCCTACACGCTGACCGGGCTCAACATCGACCAGAACATCGACGACATCGTTGAAATCGCCGAGAACTTCAACGGTATTTGGGACAAGTTAAACGACAAAGACGCAGCGCAGTCACTGAACATTCTGCTCTACGGCGCACCGGGAACAGGCAAAACTGAATTCGTGCGATTCCTTGCCCGCAAGCTGAACAGGAATCTCGTCGTCAAGCGCGCTAGTGACTTGCTCGGGATGTACGTCGGCGAAACCGAAGCCAAAATCAAGGCGGCTTTCAAAGAAGCCGAAGAACGCAAAGCCATTCTCTTCTTCGACGAAGCCGACAGCTTCTTGAACGACCGCAACGGAGCCGTCCGCAATTTCGAAGTGACGCAGATCAACGAACTCTTGACGCAGATGGAAAACTTCAACGGGATTTTCATCGCCGCCACAAATTTCAACGCAAGACTCGACAACGCCTCCCGCCGCCGCTTCGCGCTCAAGGTCAAATTCGATTACCTTACCCGCGAAGGAATCGAAACCGTGTGGCACTCGTTCTTCCCCAAGCTCGAATGCCCCGCACAGGTCAAGCACATGACAACACTCGCCCCGGGCGACTTCAGCGCGGTCTACAACCAATTGCGTTACTTGCCAGCACACAAGCTCACCGCCGAATGCATCGCTGACGCTCTCGAAAAAGAAGTCGAAGCGAAGGAAGGTGGTGATAATAAAAGAAAGATGGGGTTCTAA
- the radC gene encoding DNA repair protein RadC, which produces MMIHNQLALFARPDFNLMPREKMERAGVGALSNEELLAIILGSGSHECSVFELSKRLSDFLSTETSVPTLERLKQIRGLGKVKAAQILACLELSGRFILSDKAIPVAVPEDVLSRVSYMKYESQEHLVVISLNSANYIIRVHELTTGLVNQTPVHPREAFALAIEDRAVSVIFVHNHPSGSLEPSPEDMSITRVLCASGKILQIPVLDHIIIGKSGFTSLCRCYPEIFESTFYK; this is translated from the coding sequence ATGATGATTCATAATCAATTGGCCTTGTTTGCTAGACCCGATTTCAACCTGATGCCGCGCGAGAAAATGGAACGCGCTGGTGTCGGTGCTTTAAGCAACGAAGAACTGCTGGCTATCATTTTGGGGAGTGGTAGCCATGAATGCAGTGTCTTTGAACTTTCCAAACGACTTTCCGATTTTTTGTCGACAGAAACTTCTGTGCCGACGCTTGAACGTCTCAAGCAAATTCGTGGACTTGGAAAAGTCAAAGCGGCTCAGATTTTGGCGTGCCTGGAACTTTCAGGGCGCTTTATTTTAAGCGACAAGGCGATTCCCGTGGCTGTTCCCGAAGATGTGCTTTCGCGCGTGTCGTATATGAAGTACGAATCGCAGGAACATCTTGTCGTTATTTCCCTGAATTCCGCAAATTACATCATTCGCGTCCACGAACTTACGACCGGGCTTGTGAATCAGACTCCGGTCCACCCGCGCGAAGCCTTTGCCCTCGCTATTGAAGATCGTGCCGTTTCTGTGATTTTTGTCCACAATCACCCCTCTGGATCGCTAGAACCGAGCCCTGAAGACATGTCTATCACGCGCGTTTTGTGTGCTTCAGGTAAAATTTTGCAAATACCTGTTTTGGACCATATCATCATTGGTAAAAGTGGGTTTACAAGTTTGTGTCGTTGCTACCCGGAAATCTTCGAAAGCACGTTTTATAAATAA
- a CDS encoding BspA family leucine-rich repeat surface protein: MSDKVVVRDLEELRKLVYDTILRLGPNCDLNFIDVSPMVDMTGLFTCPNHTFNGNISQWDVSNVINMDDMFAGSDFNGDISRWNVSNVESMYGMFKHSAFNGDISEWDVSNVREMSNMFEGTAFNGDISAWNVSQVKHMDEMFRYSKFNGDISKWDVSHVTSMDEMFLGSVFNGDISNWDVGMCRNFCSMFYRSAFCGDLERWNLVNPDLMTFDMLDWSMLDWNKRLPQWYRDIYETQDVVENFDEMDSVGDDEDKNLPF, encoded by the coding sequence ATGTCGGATAAAGTTGTGGTGCGCGATCTTGAGGAGTTGAGAAAGTTGGTTTATGATACCATTCTGCGCTTGGGGCCAAATTGTGACTTGAACTTTATAGATGTATCTCCAATGGTAGATATGACGGGGCTGTTTACTTGCCCGAACCATACGTTCAATGGGAATATTAGCCAATGGGACGTATCCAATGTGATAAATATGGATGACATGTTTGCGGGTTCTGATTTCAATGGCGATATCAGTCGTTGGAATGTGTCGAACGTAGAAAGCATGTACGGAATGTTTAAACATTCCGCATTTAACGGTGATATATCTGAGTGGGATGTTTCAAACGTTCGGGAAATGAGTAATATGTTTGAGGGGACCGCTTTCAATGGAGATATTTCTGCATGGAATGTTTCCCAAGTGAAGCATATGGATGAAATGTTCCGCTATTCAAAATTTAACGGGGATATCTCTAAATGGGATGTGTCGCACGTAACCTCTATGGATGAAATGTTTTTGGGATCAGTATTTAATGGTGATATCTCAAATTGGGATGTTGGAATGTGTAGAAATTTTTGCAGTATGTTTTATCGTAGTGCCTTTTGTGGCGATTTGGAGCGTTGGAATCTTGTTAATCCGGATCTCATGACTTTTGATATGTTGGACTGGTCGATGCTGGACTGGAATAAACGCCTCCCGCAATGGTATAGGGATATTTATGAAACTCAGGATGTTGTTGAAAATTTCGACGAAATGGACTCCGTTGGCGATGACGAGGATAAAAACCTGCCTTTTTAG
- a CDS encoding OmpA family protein, with protein sequence MKRVAMGLALALAASSAFAGHANTINKTGFVGVNKTQSAQSLGHSKLVFTALGDYAFGNSMFKADPENGYHYAFANEYTNQKAEAANYSGISAYVGLAIGLLDYFDIGVTLPVFYDQFNGNAVCGEAEGCNPAALAGTKVGYIGNVTASLKARAPIPADVPIDFAAFFRYSFKTSKNSKQGVWIREPEYIAKEVGMAFPYGTAKSVMTVGAALTFDLSKIDVMPLLVHINGGYRMSMDKAYMSFPFASAALEFYVLDFLSFFGEFYMDIQTEDFTWNVAQYGLTEKLDMKQVTGGAVFHLPIGLDIQLGASVYVGNDNYVHFARVMENEENYLTGITATKTRVNPQLALFGGLTWSGFLAPQDRDGDGVADSDDRCPDDYGHRLNAGCPMGNPDSDEDGVCDAWVSEKAMLDEFRNVCEGIDQCPNEKGNSTNGCPTDDPDPDKDGVCDAWVSQKGALDQFKEICEGIDQCPAEAGTLVNNGCPEDNPDPDGDGLCSPWVTDKNKLDQYAGVCKGYDMCPGEAGAAGNKGCPWDDPDSDGDGICDEWVVQKKLGYYFEKAAEDESVAKEWFISKTCKGLDKCPLEHGVAANDGCPLPDPDLDKDGVCDAWVTERNMFNLFEGVCAGMDRCPAEAGDDGFGCPKKKVEKLEGISFKSGSATVNANAKRILKGIAQKLKEDEAYKDLKIVIQGHTDNRGKAKKNLKLSDRRAKAVMKQLTKFGVAKNRIKAVGLGSTCPVDDNSTADGREMNRRIEMHFVTPENDGMKCESNYVGD encoded by the coding sequence ATGAAACGAGTAGCAATGGGATTGGCCCTGGCCTTGGCGGCATCATCCGCCTTTGCTGGTCATGCCAATACGATTAACAAGACGGGCTTCGTCGGTGTCAACAAGACACAGTCTGCCCAGTCTCTCGGTCATTCAAAGCTTGTGTTTACGGCTTTGGGCGACTACGCATTTGGTAATAGCATGTTCAAGGCTGATCCTGAAAACGGCTATCACTACGCTTTTGCGAATGAATACACGAACCAGAAGGCTGAAGCCGCAAACTATAGCGGTATCAGTGCCTACGTTGGCCTCGCTATCGGTCTTTTGGACTACTTTGATATCGGTGTGACTTTGCCGGTCTTCTATGACCAGTTCAACGGCAATGCTGTTTGTGGTGAAGCAGAAGGCTGCAACCCGGCTGCTCTCGCTGGTACCAAGGTTGGCTACATTGGTAACGTGACAGCTAGCTTGAAGGCTCGCGCTCCGATTCCGGCTGATGTGCCTATCGACTTCGCTGCTTTCTTCAGATATTCTTTCAAGACTTCCAAGAACTCCAAGCAGGGTGTCTGGATTCGTGAACCGGAATACATCGCCAAGGAAGTTGGCATGGCATTCCCGTACGGTACTGCTAAGTCTGTGATGACCGTCGGTGCCGCTTTGACGTTCGACCTTTCCAAGATTGACGTGATGCCTCTCCTCGTCCACATCAACGGTGGTTACCGTATGTCCATGGACAAGGCTTACATGTCCTTCCCGTTTGCAAGCGCTGCTCTTGAATTCTACGTGCTTGACTTCCTCTCGTTCTTCGGTGAATTCTACATGGATATCCAGACCGAAGACTTTACTTGGAACGTTGCTCAGTACGGCCTCACCGAAAAGCTCGACATGAAGCAGGTGACTGGCGGTGCCGTGTTCCACTTGCCGATTGGCCTCGACATCCAGCTCGGCGCTTCTGTCTACGTTGGCAATGACAACTATGTCCACTTTGCCCGCGTGATGGAAAACGAAGAAAACTACCTCACCGGCATCACGGCTACGAAGACTCGCGTGAACCCGCAGCTCGCCTTGTTCGGCGGCCTTACCTGGTCTGGCTTCCTCGCTCCGCAGGACCGCGATGGTGACGGCGTGGCTGACTCTGATGACCGTTGCCCGGATGACTATGGTCATCGTTTGAACGCAGGCTGCCCGATGGGTAACCCGGATAGCGACGAAGACGGTGTCTGCGACGCTTGGGTTTCCGAAAAGGCTATGCTTGACGAATTCCGTAATGTTTGCGAAGGTATCGACCAGTGCCCGAACGAAAAGGGTAACAGCACCAATGGTTGTCCGACGGATGATCCGGACCCGGATAAGGATGGCGTCTGCGATGCTTGGGTAAGCCAGAAGGGCGCTCTCGATCAGTTCAAGGAAATTTGCGAAGGCATCGACCAGTGCCCGGCTGAAGCTGGTACGCTCGTCAACAACGGTTGCCCGGAAGACAATCCGGATCCGGATGGCGACGGTCTCTGCTCTCCGTGGGTCACCGACAAGAACAAGCTTGACCAGTATGCCGGCGTCTGCAAGGGCTACGACATGTGTCCGGGTGAAGCTGGTGCTGCCGGCAATAAGGGCTGCCCGTGGGATGATCCGGACAGCGACGGCGACGGTATCTGCGACGAATGGGTTGTTCAGAAGAAGCTCGGCTACTACTTCGAAAAGGCTGCCGAAGACGAATCTGTTGCTAAGGAATGGTTCATCTCCAAGACCTGTAAGGGTCTCGACAAGTGCCCGCTCGAACACGGTGTTGCCGCTAACGATGGTTGCCCGCTCCCGGATCCGGACCTTGACAAGGATGGCGTCTGCGATGCTTGGGTCACCGAAAGGAACATGTTCAACCTCTTCGAAGGTGTCTGCGCTGGTATGGATCGCTGCCCGGCTGAAGCTGGTGACGATGGCTTCGGCTGCCCGAAGAAGAAGGTAGAAAAGCTCGAAGGTATCTCCTTCAAGAGCGGCTCTGCTACTGTCAACGCTAACGCTAAGAGAATCCTTAAGGGTATCGCCCAGAAGCTTAAGGAAGACGAAGCTTACAAGGATCTCAAGATTGTGATCCAGGGTCATACCGACAACCGCGGTAAGGCTAAGAAGAACCTCAAGCTCTCTGACCGCCGCGCTAAGGCCGTTATGAAGCAGCTCACGAAGTTCGGCGTTGCCAAGAACCGCATCAAGGCTGTTGGTCTCGGCTCTACCTGCCCGGTTGACGATAACTCCACGGCAGATGGTCGCGAAATGAACCGTCGTATTGAAATGCACTTCGTCACACCGGAAAATGACGGTATGAAGTGCGAAAGCAACTACGTTGGTGACTAA
- a CDS encoding metallophosphoesterase, producing the protein MDSSIDFIGDIHGHYDELVVLLKKLGYEERGGAFRYPGDARTVVFLGDYIDRGSRVRDTVNLVRAMRDAGSAVALMGNHEFNALSFWHENGAGGRPIKSIHGGYLREHSFNKVAIHVKTVESYRGRKAEFQEMLDFLKTLPFYLETDLFRAQHACFDLKCAEVLKAEGIRSFMDGDFDELIARANDKNDEYDDSLYWPISLFLKGPELDLPEGVTFRDAECVNRKRTRIRWWINPKNVTLQELSFQPGVELPPREVPLEIQTRDFYGENERPVFFGHYWLTGMPELICDNVCCLDYSVAGYRGDGRLVAYRFDGEQKLDNRKFVSVEAAR; encoded by the coding sequence ATGGACTCTTCGATTGACTTCATTGGCGATATTCATGGGCACTACGATGAACTCGTGGTGCTCCTTAAAAAGCTAGGCTACGAAGAACGTGGTGGCGCTTTCCGCTATCCGGGCGATGCTCGAACGGTCGTCTTTTTAGGCGATTACATTGACCGCGGGAGTCGTGTGCGCGATACGGTAAATCTCGTGCGTGCTATGCGCGATGCGGGTTCTGCGGTGGCGCTGATGGGCAATCACGAGTTCAATGCACTTAGCTTTTGGCACGAGAATGGCGCCGGTGGGCGACCCATAAAATCGATTCACGGCGGCTATTTGCGTGAGCATTCTTTTAACAAAGTAGCGATTCATGTGAAGACTGTTGAAAGTTATCGCGGGCGCAAGGCGGAATTTCAGGAAATGCTTGATTTCCTCAAAACGCTCCCGTTTTACTTGGAAACAGACTTGTTCCGTGCGCAGCACGCTTGCTTTGACTTGAAATGCGCAGAAGTGCTTAAAGCCGAAGGTATCCGTTCTTTTATGGATGGCGATTTCGACGAGCTTATTGCACGTGCGAACGACAAGAATGACGAATACGACGATTCGCTGTATTGGCCGATAAGTTTGTTCTTGAAAGGCCCGGAATTGGATTTGCCGGAAGGCGTGACGTTCCGCGATGCTGAATGTGTCAATCGCAAGCGTACGCGAATCCGCTGGTGGATCAATCCGAAGAACGTCACTTTGCAGGAACTCAGCTTCCAGCCGGGCGTAGAATTGCCTCCACGCGAAGTTCCGCTCGAAATTCAGACTCGCGATTTCTATGGCGAAAATGAACGCCCGGTTTTCTTTGGGCATTATTGGTTGACGGGAATGCCTGAACTTATTTGTGATAACGTCTGCTGCCTGGATTACAGTGTTGCAGGTTATCGCGGTGATGGGCGCCTGGTTGCTTACCGTTTTGATGGTGAACAGAAACTCGATAACCGAAAGTTCGTCTCGGTCGAAGCTGCGCGCTAA
- a CDS encoding deoxyguanosinetriphosphate triphosphohydrolase, with the protein MLQWDTLLSATRYGHPADPDPNRSDFHRDYDRIVFSTAFRRLGRKTQVHPFSVNDHVHSRLTHSLEVSSVGRSLAITVYHLIKKHLPKYVNEYQFGTIVQSACLAHDIGNPPFGHAGEAAIREWFRKNRHSAPMSELNDKEIADFENFDGNAQGHRILSKLEYHFLDGGMRLTYATIGSMIKYPRLAYYGCPTSLFRTEAELYRETAEILGIPEIKDGVWARHPLVYLMEAADDICYSILDVEDAIELGILTFGDVRNMFSFLCGPEVDIDREFEENGQNFRDFLSSIRGRAIQNLIDDVAVLFVKHYDRIMEGSLDKHLIDLSRSDTMEGIRIAKRLGVERIYPDRRKTELEVGSYTTLSTVLDAFINGVYDYRQNDRNSYRANRIVRLIGQAKIGQSVTTAEAYHQVLDFVSGMTDNYATYLARQIGGLAMGY; encoded by the coding sequence ATGCTACAATGGGATACGCTTCTTTCTGCAACGCGTTACGGTCACCCGGCCGATCCGGATCCGAACCGTTCTGACTTCCATCGCGATTACGACCGCATCGTTTTTTCTACCGCATTTCGTCGCTTAGGCCGCAAGACTCAAGTTCACCCGTTCTCGGTGAATGACCACGTTCACAGCCGCCTCACGCACAGCCTCGAAGTTTCGAGTGTGGGCCGTAGCCTTGCGATTACGGTGTATCACCTGATAAAAAAGCATTTGCCGAAGTACGTGAACGAATACCAGTTTGGTACGATTGTGCAGTCGGCATGCCTTGCTCACGATATTGGAAACCCGCCGTTTGGCCATGCGGGCGAAGCTGCAATTCGCGAATGGTTCCGCAAAAATCGCCATTCGGCGCCGATGTCTGAACTCAATGACAAGGAAATTGCGGACTTTGAAAACTTTGACGGTAATGCTCAAGGCCACCGCATTTTGAGTAAGCTCGAATACCACTTCCTCGATGGCGGTATGCGACTCACGTATGCGACAATCGGTTCGATGATCAAGTACCCGCGACTTGCGTATTACGGTTGCCCGACGAGCTTATTCCGCACCGAAGCAGAACTCTACCGCGAAACGGCCGAGATTCTGGGCATCCCGGAAATTAAGGACGGCGTTTGGGCTCGCCATCCGCTCGTGTACTTGATGGAAGCGGCAGACGATATTTGCTATTCCATCCTCGATGTTGAAGATGCAATTGAACTTGGCATTTTGACGTTTGGTGATGTGCGCAACATGTTCAGTTTCTTGTGCGGGCCGGAAGTCGATATCGACCGCGAGTTCGAAGAAAACGGCCAGAACTTCAGAGACTTCCTCAGCAGCATCCGCGGGCGCGCTATCCAGAACCTGATTGATGACGTGGCTGTGCTCTTTGTAAAGCATTACGACCGCATCATGGAAGGTTCGCTCGACAAGCACTTGATTGACCTTTCCCGTTCCGATACAATGGAAGGCATCCGCATTGCAAAGCGTTTGGGAGTGGAACGCATTTACCCTGACCGCCGCAAGACGGAACTTGAAGTCGGTAGCTATACGACGCTCAGCACCGTGCTCGATGCGTTTATCAATGGCGTTTACGATTACCGCCAAAATGACCGCAATTCGTACCGCGCAAACCGCATTGTCCGCTTGATTGGGCAAGCCAAGATTGGCCAAAGTGTGACGACTGCCGAAGCTTACCACCAGGTGCTCGACTTTGTGAGCGGCATGACGGACAATTACGCTACTTACCTCGCTCGTCAAATTGGCGGGCTTGCGATGGGCTACTAA
- a CDS encoding thymidylate synthase has product MQQYLDLLKDIIDNGVDRSDRTGTGTRSVFGRQTRFDLSKGFPCLTTKKLHLRSIIHELLWFLKGDTNIKYLHDNKVTIWDEWADENGDLGPVYGHQWRSWPTPDGGHIDQIANLINSLKNNPDSRRHLVCAWNVAEVDKMALPPCHCLFQFYVGGVGASGKRKLSCQLYQRSADMFLGVPFNIASYSLLTMMLAQVCGYEAGEFVHTFGDLHLYSNHFDQAREQLSRTPRALPTMKMNPDVKDLFDFKFEDFELVNYDPWPTIKAPIAV; this is encoded by the coding sequence ATGCAGCAATACTTAGATCTTCTTAAAGATATTATCGATAACGGTGTGGACCGTTCCGACCGCACTGGCACCGGCACTCGTTCTGTGTTTGGCCGCCAGACCCGCTTTGACCTTTCCAAGGGCTTCCCGTGCCTCACGACCAAGAAGCTCCACTTGCGCAGTATCATTCACGAACTGCTGTGGTTCTTGAAGGGCGATACGAATATCAAGTACTTGCACGATAACAAGGTTACGATTTGGGACGAATGGGCCGATGAAAATGGCGACTTGGGTCCGGTTTACGGTCACCAATGGCGCTCCTGGCCGACACCCGATGGCGGACACATCGACCAAATTGCGAATTTGATCAATAGCCTCAAGAATAATCCGGATTCCCGCCGTCACTTGGTTTGCGCCTGGAATGTTGCCGAAGTCGACAAGATGGCTTTGCCGCCGTGCCATTGCCTGTTTCAGTTCTACGTGGGCGGTGTAGGCGCTAGCGGTAAGCGTAAGCTCAGCTGCCAGCTTTACCAGCGCAGTGCCGACATGTTCCTCGGCGTACCGTTCAACATTGCATCGTACTCGCTCTTGACGATGATGCTTGCCCAGGTCTGCGGTTACGAAGCGGGTGAGTTTGTCCATACTTTTGGTGACTTGCATTTGTACAGCAACCATTTTGACCAGGCTCGTGAACAGCTTTCTCGTACGCCGCGTGCACTCCCGACGATGAAGATGAATCCTGATGTCAAGGACTTGTTCGATTTCAAGTTCGAAGATTTTGAACTTGTGAATTACGATCCGTGGCCGACCATCAAGGCTCCGATTGCGGTTTAA